One segment of Anopheles stephensi strain Indian chromosome 3, UCI_ANSTEP_V1.0, whole genome shotgun sequence DNA contains the following:
- the LOC118511072 gene encoding formin-2 isoform X1, which yields MGNTQAQAGTQPTSVLSAEQQPASRSSKTPSLSKGRSFIKFGKRKQLFVEHDGQTSSLAGGRVGIAEGDGTKPRDLAAADTEEDGFSNILLDVATHLDRNSSRREQTAAEVGEPPIEKSADSNTHDDEEQLAYIQKHDGQPSKHAKDASRSVDDATGDASQHTERTQPVVPASTTTTTTMMTTSTTTTGGLNANPSASSTHPTHCKSLTCLETHNHNPPQQMLPPPHPTCPHLPAASRSTSSSSTGPASTLTGTRECSSAPTPLQASGLPVATHSAVSITTNDGETPTQPAHDCRQQAASAAARSKPVPAADSTYGDCGCGGVVGGQQPTANPIIVTTDSWKRANSLNQNSAARESQPSSHSCAALRSKDTPNVIHLRDRTTSSSSDSIFTDPASPQGGFATEINEAYYSEENICDLTEPHSTGRHKSPPAQLPTCSNDSLLTIGDTVAIEREELGQAKHKRQNAPFCNEHHSRHRPSSSSSSHANLHIEHNVSNVSIEPETAVYDSSESSTPSPDDDSMERKRVSLSHRRTTAGAATITGSNGTASTGPGTRVSPANGTKPTKVLTKSSLYAGTKLPVLTDRKTGANSGTGTAPANRVVRPSYVPEKLNFFSYEKFEGHMLMNWLSSSLPANIPGVNEQDLQALLFQYCTNLLVAGVMKQIPDKHAPPQDTFRTNLMYQWTHTEPPTPTPVTPGRLEPHVVWPHASTAHASTTTKAGSYQSTSTNTDNLATKSENGTQMEPSLEQNDARKENDFLLLRRRIASCETIAQLKRILLELFFSEGVQAGAGDMGGVNHTNDQSLSNSYRLLIQDLLNETDCTVYDKAKTDLLSETEYTVFAASTSTPKRKSLPQEHSEDDQNRSSVASDTTTTTATAFQTFLNTSITASKISDLPEHSKTWASTNEVNRPNSNNDSNMPCAPSMANYLCSSCAKMRKSAASTALSQSSVEQPDSEQPSTLVTRETQTEPSSNNHSQDQDPAIPCPSDTGPTLPLALPPPPPPPPPPPPPLFFSNAPAANVVTGLQQLTPAPPPPPPPPPPPPPPPHLPSLPPPPMPGERGKPSSVPPPPPPPPPMGMGSSAGGAAGTAALAAGPPPPPPGGMGANGPNAAPPLGPGKLASSASASANTSGPPPLPLPIPVPGGWYAANILRKQPVNPPKPMKPLYWTRILAPKSSAGSGSNVMSTSLSDETDGASTATNAGTNAEATDGGEQCSSSSKLLDTANGSPPASMEPETRLGLWQELEETSLDNLEEFTQLFSRQVIIPKLREKVEKPEKTIKILDCKRSQNVGIFAKSLHVEWDEIECAIYHCDTSVVSLEAMQKILEIKASDEELMQIREYAETSVANNNNAIPLDQPEQFLLRISSISFFSERISCIVFQAEFEELYKGVSRKLKTVKQVCEFLMESEELKHLFSIILTLGNFMNGGNRTRGQADGFGLEILSKLKDVKSADTNTTLLHFIIRTYISQCRKSGIILQEIKLPIPDPGDLDKAVIVDYDDCRLQLTMLRAKTKECRRTADRVILESTEDHLHPFKEIMEEFIEKATARTEKQFCKLEECCECFVRTMRFYHFTPKTGTLEECKPEMFFELWLPFAHDFRSIFKKEMQQHLNELLKKSKRPSTAPAGAKQATAKAKPGSLKERMKRLMQS from the exons ATGGGAAACACACAAGCACAGGCGGGCACACAGCCGACCAGTGTGCTGTCAGCTGAGCAGCAACCGGCCTCAAGGTCGTCCAAAACGCCGTCTCTCTCCAAGGGTCGAAGCTTTATCAAATTCGGCAAGCGCAAGCAGCTGTTCGTGGAGCACGACGGCCAAACGTCGTCGTTGGCCGGCGGTCGGGTTGGCATCGCCGAGGGAGACGGCACCAAACCGCGCGACCTTGCCGCTGCTGACACGGAAGAGGACGGCTTTTCGAACATACTGCTGGATGTCGCTACTCACCTAGACCGGAACAGCTCACGGCGTGAGCAAACTGCAGCCGAGGTGGGTGAACCGCCGATCGAGAAATCAGCTGATTCGAATACGCACGACGACGAGGAGCAGCTTGCTTACATCCAAAAACATG ACGGCCAACCATCCAAGCATGCAAAAGATGCGTCGCGATCCGTTGATGACGCAACTGGCGATGCTTCACAACACACTGAACGCACACAACCCGTGGTACCGgcttcgacgacgacgacgacgacgatgatgacgacatCAACGACCACAACAGGGGGCTTGAACGCCAACCCAAGCGCATCTTCCACCCACCCCACTCACTGTAAGTCGCTGACCTGCTTAGAGACGCACAATCACAACCCTCCACAACAAATGCTACCACCGCCACACCCTACATGCCCGCATCTGCCAGCTGCCAGCCGttctaccagcagcagctccaccgGTCCCGCTAGCACACTCACTGGCACCCGCGAATGCAGCAGCGCACCAACACCACTGCAAGCTAGCGGCTTGCCGGTCGCGACGCATTCCGCCGTTTCTATAACAACAAACGATGGTGAAACCCCCACCCAACCGGCCCACGACTGCAGACAGCAGGcagcatcggcagcagcacgcAGCAAACCAGTTCCAGCCGCGGACAGCACGTACGGCGactgtggttgtggtggtgtggtCGGTGGCCAGCAGCCAACAGCGAACCCGATCATTGTCACTACCGACTCGTGGAAAAGGGCCAATTCGCTCAATCAAAATTCAGCCGCGCGTGAAAGCCAACCTTCGTCCCATTCGTGCGCGGCGTTACGCAGCAAAG ATACACCGAATGTCATACACTTACGCGACCGTACCACATCGTCAAGTTCCGACTCAATCTTTACTGATCCAGCATCACCGCAGGGCGGTTTTGCGACCGAAATTAACGAGGCCTACTATTCGGAAGAGAACATCTGCGATCTTACCGAACCCCATTCGACTGGCCGCCACAAGTCCCCACCAGCTCAACTACCAACCTGCAGCAATGATTCGCTGCTAACCATCGGTGACACCGTTGCCATTGAACGTGAAGAACTTGGACAAGCAAAGCACAAGCGCCAGAATGCCCCCTTCTGCAACGAACACCATTCTCGCCAcagaccatcatcatcatcatcatcacatgcGAATCTGCACATCGAACACAACGTAAGCAACGTCAGCATCGAGCCAGAAACGGCCGTATATGACTCATCGGAATCATCCACACCCTCACCGGACGACGACAGCATGGAACGGAAGCGAGTGTCTCTGTCGCACCGTAGAACGACGGCCGGTGCTGCTACCATTACAGGTAGCAATGGAACCGCTTCAACCGGTCCCGGAACACGCGTTTCCCCAGCGAATGGGACGAAACCTACGAAAGTGTTGACCAAATCTAGCCTTTACGCGGGCACCAAGCTACCTGTGCTAACTGATCGTAAGACCGGTGCTAACAGTGGTACCGGTACGGCCCCGGCCAACAGAGTGGTACGACCGTCGTACGTCCCAGAAAAGCTCAACTTTTTTTCGTACGAAAAATTTGAAG GACACATGCTGATGAACTGGCTATCATCGTCGCTACCAGCGAACATACCGGGCGTAAACGAGCAGGATCTGCAAGCCCTGCTGTTCCAATACTGCACAAATCTTCTTGTGGCCGGGGTCATGAAGCAGATCCCAGACAAACATGCTCCACCACAAGACACTTTCCGG ACGAACCTAATGTACCAGTGGACACACACCGAACCACCAACACCGACACCTGTTACTCCTGGCCGACTTGAACCACACGTCGTGTGGCCCCATGCATCGACGGCACatgccagcaccaccaccaaagccGGTTCTTACCAATCTACTAGCACAAATACGGACAACCTCGCAACTAAATCTGAAAACGGTACCCAGATGGAACCCAGCCTCGAACAGAACGATGCGCGAAAGGAAAATGATTTCCTGCTCCTACGGCGCCGGATTGCAAGCTGCGAAACGATCGCCCAGCTGAAGCGCATTTTACTGGAGCTGTTTTTTAGCGAAGGCGTGCAGGCTGGTGCGGGCGACATGGGGGGAGTCAACCATACGAACGATCAATCGCTAAGCAACAGCTACCGGTTACTGATCCAAGATCTGCTAAACGAGACGGATTGCACAGTCTACGACAAGGCCAAGACCGATCTGCTAAGCGAAACCGAGTACACCGTGTTCGCTGCAAGCACAAGCACTCCAAAGCGGAAGTCTCTCCCTCAAGAGCACAGTGAGGATGATCAGAATCGAAGTAGCGTTGCAAGTGATacgacaacgacgactgcGACTGCGTTCCAAACATTCCTAAATACCAGTATTACTGCCAGCAAGATAAGTGATCTTCCAGAGCACAGCAAAACGTGGGCGTCTACTAACGAAGTAAATAGGCCTAATAGCAATAACGATAGCAATATGCCGTGTGCTCCATCGATGGCGAATTACCTTTGCTCTAGCTGCGCCAAAATGCGAAAATCGGCGGCAAGCACAGCTTTGAGCCAATCGTCTGTAGAGCAACCGGACAGCGAACAGCCCTCGACGTTGGTAACGCGCGAGACGCAAACTGAACCCAGTAGTAACAATCATTCCCAGGACCAGGATCCAGCCATTCCATGTCCCTCTGACACTGGGCCTACGTTACCCCTGGCGCTGCCGccgcctccaccacctcctcctccacccccACCACCCCTCTTCTTCAGCAACGCACCGGCGGCAAATGTGGTGACCGGTTTACAGCAATTGACACCTGCCCCTCCTcctcccccaccaccaccacctccacctccacctccacctCATCTCCCATCATTACCACCCCCTCCAATGCCGGGCGAGAGGGGTAAACCCTCTTCCGTTCCTCCGCCACCTCCACCGCCCCCACCAATGGGGATGGGTTCGAGTGCGGGCGGAGCTGCTGGGACTGCAGCTTTGGCAGCCGGACCACCGCCCCCTCCGCCCGGTGGGATGGGTGCGAATGGGCCGAATGCTGCACCACCGCTTGGACCAGGTAAATTAGCGTCAAGTGCCTCTGCTAGTGCGAACACCAGTGGCCCTCCGCCACTACCACTACCCATACCAGTGCCCGGAGGATGGTATGCGGCGAATA TTCTTCGCAAACAGCCGGTCAATCCACCGAAACCGATGAAACCGCTCTACTGGACCCGCATTCTAGCACCAAAGAGCAGCGCTGGCAGTGGCTCGAATGTGATGTCGACGTCGCTGAGCGACGAAACTGATGGAGCATCCACCGCCACAAACGCAGGAACAAACGCGGAAGCGACTGACGGTGGTGAGCAATGCAGCTCCAGCTCCAAGCTGCTAGACACTGCGAACGGTTCGCCGCCCGCCTCGATGGAACCGGAAACGCGGCTAGGACTGTGGCAAGAGCTGGAGGAAACGAGTCTCGATAATCTGGAAGAGTTTACGCAACTGTTTTCCCGCCAAGTGATCATACCGAAGCTGCGGGAGAAGGTGGAAAAGCCGGAAAAGACGATCAAAATACTCGACTGCAAGCGATCGCAGAATGTGGGCATTTTCGCGAAAAGCTTGCACGTGGAATGGGACGAAATAGAGTGCGCCATCTACCATTGCGACACGTCCGTCGTGAGCCTGGAAGCGATGCAAAAGATCCTGGAAATCAAGGCGAGCGACGAGGAGCTGATGCAGATCCGCGAGTACGCCGAGACCAGCGTGGCCAACAACAATAATGCGATTCCGCTGGATCAGCCGGAACAGTTTCTGCTGCGCATATCGAGCATATCGTTCTTCTCAGAACGCATTTCGTGCATCGTGTTTCAGGCCGAGTTTGAGGAGCTTTACAAAGGCGTTTCGCGCAAGCTGAAAACAGTGAAGCAGGTGTGCGAGTTTCTGATGGAGAGCGAAGAGCTGAAGCATCTGTTCTCGATCATCCTCACGCTGGGCAATTTCATGAACGGAGGCAATCGCACCCGGGGCCAGGCGGACGGATTCGGGCTGGAGATTTTAAGCAAGCTCAAGGACGTCAAGTCGGCCGACACGAACACGACGCTGCTGCACTTCATAATTCGTACTTATATCAGCCAATGTCGCAAGAGTGGCATTATACTGCAGGAAATTAAGCTACCCATTCCGGATCCGGGTGATCTGGATAAGGCTGTCATAGTGGACTACGACGACTGCCGGCTGCAGCTTACCATGTTGCGCGCCAAAACGAAAG AGTGCCGCCGGACTGCGGACCGAGTCATTCTGGAGTCAACGGAAGACCATCTGCATCCCTTCAAGGAAATCATGGAAGAGTTCATCGAAAAGGCGACGGCACGCACCGAGAAGCAGTTCTGCAAGCTGGAGGAATGTTGCGAATGCTTCGTGCGAACGATGCGCTTCTACCATTTTACGCCCAAGACGGGCACGCTGGAAGAGTGCAAGCCGGAAATGTTCTTCGAGCTGTGGCTACCGTTCGCGCACGACTTTAGGAGCATTTTTAAAAAGGAAATGCAGCAACACCTTAATGAACT TTTGAAAAAGTCCAAACGTCCATCGACAGCACCGGCCGGTGCAAAGCAAGCCACAGCAAAAGCGAAACCCGGTTCGCTGAAGGAGCGCATGAAACGGTTGATGCAAAGCTAA
- the LOC118511072 gene encoding formin-2 isoform X2 has product MGNTQAQAGTQPTSVLSAEQQPASRSSKTPSLSKGRSFIKFGKRKQLFVEHDGQTSSLAGGRVGIAEGDGTKPRDLAAADTEEDGFSNILLDVATHLDRNSSRREQTAAEVGEPPIEKSADSNTHDDEEQLAYIQKHDGQPSKHAKDASRSVDDATGDASQHTERTQPVVPASTTTTTTMMTTSTTTTGGLNANPSASSTHPTHCKSLTCLETHNHNPPQQMLPPPHPTCPHLPAASRSTSSSSTGPASTLTGTRECSSAPTPLQASGLPVATHSAVSITTNDGETPTQPAHDCRQQAASAAARSKPVPAADSTYGDCGCGGVVGGQQPTANPIIVTTDSWKRANSLNQNSAARESQPSSHSCAALRSKDTPNVIHLRDRTTSSSSDSIFTDPASPQGGFATEINEAYYSEENICDLTEPHSTGRHKSPPAQLPTCSNDSLLTIGDTVAIEREELGQAKHKRQNAPFCNEHHSRHRPSSSSSSHANLHIEHNVSNVSIEPETAVYDSSESSTPSPDDDSMERKRVSLSHRRTTAGAATITGSNGTASTGPGTRVSPANGTKPTKVLTKSSLYAGTKLPVLTDRKTGANSGTGTAPANRVVRPSYVPEKLNFFSYEKFEGHMLMNWLSSSLPANIPGVNEQDLQALLFQYCTNLLVAGVMKQIPDKHAPPQDTFRTNLMYQWTHTEPPTPTPVTPGRLEPHVVWPHASTAHASTTTKAGSYQSTSTNTDNLATKSENGTQMEPSLEQNDARKENDFLLLRRRIASCETIAQLKRILLELFFSEGVQAGAGDMGGVNHTNDQSLSNSYRLLIQDLLNETDCTVYDKAKTDLLSETEYTVFAASTSTPKRKSLPQEHSEDDQNRSSVASDTTTTTATAFQTFLNTSITASKISDLPEHSKTWASTNEVNRPNSNNDSNMPCAPSMANYLCSSCAKMRKSAASTALSQSSVEQPDSEQPSTLVTRETQTEPSSNNHSQDQDPAIPCPSDTGPTLPLALPPPPPPPPPPPPPLFFSNAPAANVVTGLQQLTPAPPPPPPPPPPPPPPPHLPSLPPPPMPGERGKPSSVPPPPPPPPPMGMGSSAGGAAGTAALAAGPPPPPPGGMGANGPNAAPPLGPVLRKQPVNPPKPMKPLYWTRILAPKSSAGSGSNVMSTSLSDETDGASTATNAGTNAEATDGGEQCSSSSKLLDTANGSPPASMEPETRLGLWQELEETSLDNLEEFTQLFSRQVIIPKLREKVEKPEKTIKILDCKRSQNVGIFAKSLHVEWDEIECAIYHCDTSVVSLEAMQKILEIKASDEELMQIREYAETSVANNNNAIPLDQPEQFLLRISSISFFSERISCIVFQAEFEELYKGVSRKLKTVKQVCEFLMESEELKHLFSIILTLGNFMNGGNRTRGQADGFGLEILSKLKDVKSADTNTTLLHFIIRTYISQCRKSGIILQEIKLPIPDPGDLDKAVIVDYDDCRLQLTMLRAKTKECRRTADRVILESTEDHLHPFKEIMEEFIEKATARTEKQFCKLEECCECFVRTMRFYHFTPKTGTLEECKPEMFFELWLPFAHDFRSIFKKEMQQHLNELLKKSKRPSTAPAGAKQATAKAKPGSLKERMKRLMQS; this is encoded by the exons ATGGGAAACACACAAGCACAGGCGGGCACACAGCCGACCAGTGTGCTGTCAGCTGAGCAGCAACCGGCCTCAAGGTCGTCCAAAACGCCGTCTCTCTCCAAGGGTCGAAGCTTTATCAAATTCGGCAAGCGCAAGCAGCTGTTCGTGGAGCACGACGGCCAAACGTCGTCGTTGGCCGGCGGTCGGGTTGGCATCGCCGAGGGAGACGGCACCAAACCGCGCGACCTTGCCGCTGCTGACACGGAAGAGGACGGCTTTTCGAACATACTGCTGGATGTCGCTACTCACCTAGACCGGAACAGCTCACGGCGTGAGCAAACTGCAGCCGAGGTGGGTGAACCGCCGATCGAGAAATCAGCTGATTCGAATACGCACGACGACGAGGAGCAGCTTGCTTACATCCAAAAACATG ACGGCCAACCATCCAAGCATGCAAAAGATGCGTCGCGATCCGTTGATGACGCAACTGGCGATGCTTCACAACACACTGAACGCACACAACCCGTGGTACCGgcttcgacgacgacgacgacgacgatgatgacgacatCAACGACCACAACAGGGGGCTTGAACGCCAACCCAAGCGCATCTTCCACCCACCCCACTCACTGTAAGTCGCTGACCTGCTTAGAGACGCACAATCACAACCCTCCACAACAAATGCTACCACCGCCACACCCTACATGCCCGCATCTGCCAGCTGCCAGCCGttctaccagcagcagctccaccgGTCCCGCTAGCACACTCACTGGCACCCGCGAATGCAGCAGCGCACCAACACCACTGCAAGCTAGCGGCTTGCCGGTCGCGACGCATTCCGCCGTTTCTATAACAACAAACGATGGTGAAACCCCCACCCAACCGGCCCACGACTGCAGACAGCAGGcagcatcggcagcagcacgcAGCAAACCAGTTCCAGCCGCGGACAGCACGTACGGCGactgtggttgtggtggtgtggtCGGTGGCCAGCAGCCAACAGCGAACCCGATCATTGTCACTACCGACTCGTGGAAAAGGGCCAATTCGCTCAATCAAAATTCAGCCGCGCGTGAAAGCCAACCTTCGTCCCATTCGTGCGCGGCGTTACGCAGCAAAG ATACACCGAATGTCATACACTTACGCGACCGTACCACATCGTCAAGTTCCGACTCAATCTTTACTGATCCAGCATCACCGCAGGGCGGTTTTGCGACCGAAATTAACGAGGCCTACTATTCGGAAGAGAACATCTGCGATCTTACCGAACCCCATTCGACTGGCCGCCACAAGTCCCCACCAGCTCAACTACCAACCTGCAGCAATGATTCGCTGCTAACCATCGGTGACACCGTTGCCATTGAACGTGAAGAACTTGGACAAGCAAAGCACAAGCGCCAGAATGCCCCCTTCTGCAACGAACACCATTCTCGCCAcagaccatcatcatcatcatcatcacatgcGAATCTGCACATCGAACACAACGTAAGCAACGTCAGCATCGAGCCAGAAACGGCCGTATATGACTCATCGGAATCATCCACACCCTCACCGGACGACGACAGCATGGAACGGAAGCGAGTGTCTCTGTCGCACCGTAGAACGACGGCCGGTGCTGCTACCATTACAGGTAGCAATGGAACCGCTTCAACCGGTCCCGGAACACGCGTTTCCCCAGCGAATGGGACGAAACCTACGAAAGTGTTGACCAAATCTAGCCTTTACGCGGGCACCAAGCTACCTGTGCTAACTGATCGTAAGACCGGTGCTAACAGTGGTACCGGTACGGCCCCGGCCAACAGAGTGGTACGACCGTCGTACGTCCCAGAAAAGCTCAACTTTTTTTCGTACGAAAAATTTGAAG GACACATGCTGATGAACTGGCTATCATCGTCGCTACCAGCGAACATACCGGGCGTAAACGAGCAGGATCTGCAAGCCCTGCTGTTCCAATACTGCACAAATCTTCTTGTGGCCGGGGTCATGAAGCAGATCCCAGACAAACATGCTCCACCACAAGACACTTTCCGG ACGAACCTAATGTACCAGTGGACACACACCGAACCACCAACACCGACACCTGTTACTCCTGGCCGACTTGAACCACACGTCGTGTGGCCCCATGCATCGACGGCACatgccagcaccaccaccaaagccGGTTCTTACCAATCTACTAGCACAAATACGGACAACCTCGCAACTAAATCTGAAAACGGTACCCAGATGGAACCCAGCCTCGAACAGAACGATGCGCGAAAGGAAAATGATTTCCTGCTCCTACGGCGCCGGATTGCAAGCTGCGAAACGATCGCCCAGCTGAAGCGCATTTTACTGGAGCTGTTTTTTAGCGAAGGCGTGCAGGCTGGTGCGGGCGACATGGGGGGAGTCAACCATACGAACGATCAATCGCTAAGCAACAGCTACCGGTTACTGATCCAAGATCTGCTAAACGAGACGGATTGCACAGTCTACGACAAGGCCAAGACCGATCTGCTAAGCGAAACCGAGTACACCGTGTTCGCTGCAAGCACAAGCACTCCAAAGCGGAAGTCTCTCCCTCAAGAGCACAGTGAGGATGATCAGAATCGAAGTAGCGTTGCAAGTGATacgacaacgacgactgcGACTGCGTTCCAAACATTCCTAAATACCAGTATTACTGCCAGCAAGATAAGTGATCTTCCAGAGCACAGCAAAACGTGGGCGTCTACTAACGAAGTAAATAGGCCTAATAGCAATAACGATAGCAATATGCCGTGTGCTCCATCGATGGCGAATTACCTTTGCTCTAGCTGCGCCAAAATGCGAAAATCGGCGGCAAGCACAGCTTTGAGCCAATCGTCTGTAGAGCAACCGGACAGCGAACAGCCCTCGACGTTGGTAACGCGCGAGACGCAAACTGAACCCAGTAGTAACAATCATTCCCAGGACCAGGATCCAGCCATTCCATGTCCCTCTGACACTGGGCCTACGTTACCCCTGGCGCTGCCGccgcctccaccacctcctcctccacccccACCACCCCTCTTCTTCAGCAACGCACCGGCGGCAAATGTGGTGACCGGTTTACAGCAATTGACACCTGCCCCTCCTcctcccccaccaccaccacctccacctccacctccacctCATCTCCCATCATTACCACCCCCTCCAATGCCGGGCGAGAGGGGTAAACCCTCTTCCGTTCCTCCGCCACCTCCACCGCCCCCACCAATGGGGATGGGTTCGAGTGCGGGCGGAGCTGCTGGGACTGCAGCTTTGGCAGCCGGACCACCGCCCCCTCCGCCCGGTGGGATGGGTGCGAATGGGCCGAATGCTGCACCACCGCTTGGACCAG TTCTTCGCAAACAGCCGGTCAATCCACCGAAACCGATGAAACCGCTCTACTGGACCCGCATTCTAGCACCAAAGAGCAGCGCTGGCAGTGGCTCGAATGTGATGTCGACGTCGCTGAGCGACGAAACTGATGGAGCATCCACCGCCACAAACGCAGGAACAAACGCGGAAGCGACTGACGGTGGTGAGCAATGCAGCTCCAGCTCCAAGCTGCTAGACACTGCGAACGGTTCGCCGCCCGCCTCGATGGAACCGGAAACGCGGCTAGGACTGTGGCAAGAGCTGGAGGAAACGAGTCTCGATAATCTGGAAGAGTTTACGCAACTGTTTTCCCGCCAAGTGATCATACCGAAGCTGCGGGAGAAGGTGGAAAAGCCGGAAAAGACGATCAAAATACTCGACTGCAAGCGATCGCAGAATGTGGGCATTTTCGCGAAAAGCTTGCACGTGGAATGGGACGAAATAGAGTGCGCCATCTACCATTGCGACACGTCCGTCGTGAGCCTGGAAGCGATGCAAAAGATCCTGGAAATCAAGGCGAGCGACGAGGAGCTGATGCAGATCCGCGAGTACGCCGAGACCAGCGTGGCCAACAACAATAATGCGATTCCGCTGGATCAGCCGGAACAGTTTCTGCTGCGCATATCGAGCATATCGTTCTTCTCAGAACGCATTTCGTGCATCGTGTTTCAGGCCGAGTTTGAGGAGCTTTACAAAGGCGTTTCGCGCAAGCTGAAAACAGTGAAGCAGGTGTGCGAGTTTCTGATGGAGAGCGAAGAGCTGAAGCATCTGTTCTCGATCATCCTCACGCTGGGCAATTTCATGAACGGAGGCAATCGCACCCGGGGCCAGGCGGACGGATTCGGGCTGGAGATTTTAAGCAAGCTCAAGGACGTCAAGTCGGCCGACACGAACACGACGCTGCTGCACTTCATAATTCGTACTTATATCAGCCAATGTCGCAAGAGTGGCATTATACTGCAGGAAATTAAGCTACCCATTCCGGATCCGGGTGATCTGGATAAGGCTGTCATAGTGGACTACGACGACTGCCGGCTGCAGCTTACCATGTTGCGCGCCAAAACGAAAG AGTGCCGCCGGACTGCGGACCGAGTCATTCTGGAGTCAACGGAAGACCATCTGCATCCCTTCAAGGAAATCATGGAAGAGTTCATCGAAAAGGCGACGGCACGCACCGAGAAGCAGTTCTGCAAGCTGGAGGAATGTTGCGAATGCTTCGTGCGAACGATGCGCTTCTACCATTTTACGCCCAAGACGGGCACGCTGGAAGAGTGCAAGCCGGAAATGTTCTTCGAGCTGTGGCTACCGTTCGCGCACGACTTTAGGAGCATTTTTAAAAAGGAAATGCAGCAACACCTTAATGAACT TTTGAAAAAGTCCAAACGTCCATCGACAGCACCGGCCGGTGCAAAGCAAGCCACAGCAAAAGCGAAACCCGGTTCGCTGAAGGAGCGCATGAAACGGTTGATGCAAAGCTAA